GGTATGCTCGATCGCTACTCCGACGGCGAGGTTAGAGCGGTTTTGGCGCATGAGATTTCGCACGTGTCCAACGGCGATATGATCACTCTCTCGTTAATTCAGGGCGTTATCAATACCTTTGTGATGTTCCTCGCTCGCGTAATTGGGTTTGTCGTCGATCGCGTCGTTTTGAAAAACGAGGAGGGACGCGGCTTTGGCTACGTGATCACCGTAATAGTCTGCGAAATCGTTTTGTTGATTCTCGCCTCGACTATTCTGATGTGGTTTTCGCGCAAACGCGAATACGCCGCCGACGCGGGAGCGGCTTATCTAGTCGGCGCGCCCTACATGATCGCGGCTTTAGCGCACTTGCAAAGAGAGAGCGAAATGCCAAACGAAATGCCAAAGAGCCTAAACGCTTTTGGAATCGCCGAAGGCAAACGCGAAGGCTTTAGCTTAGCCAAACTATTTATGAGCCACCCGCCGCTAGAAAAGCGAATCGAGGCGTTGCAAAATCGCGCCGTCGTTTAGTAGTTCCAATCGGCGGGTGATCTTTGCGGTTTACGCCGCCAAGATCGTCTTAAAGACGCGCTCAAGGACTATTTCAGCGATTTATTTAAGGCAAATTGCGTTAATGGGCGCTTCGTTGATAAGGCGAGGGCGTTAGCCGCTTTTAAGCTGGCGCGGCGATTGGCAATAAGCCGTTTAACGCGCACCTTGTAAATCGTCAGTCGGTATTTGCGAGTAACGTCGTCGCGGTTTTCTCTGCGCCGCGATCGCCTCTCGCGCTCGTATCCGCTTCGGTTCGTCGCTAGATCGTTAGCGCCCAAATAAAGGTTTCGGTAAAACGGCGAATTTATAGTCGGCGCGTTTGCGGATCGGTTTTACGGGCTGCTCGCGACTAAACGAGCGTAGTTAGCGCCGTTATTCGGGCGCGCGCTTGCAAGAGCAAGGCGAGACGCTTTCTTCAGATCGAAGCGCGGAAAGAATAGGACAACGCTCCGGCGGTCCGTGACCCGGGCAAACGGCGACTAGGCTCGCAAGCCGCGCCCGAACGCTCTCTAAGCGCGCGATTTGTTCCTCGATTTCGGCTAGGCGGCGGCTAGCGCGCGCCTTCACGTTCGCCACGCCGTGTTTGGCGTCGGACGAAAAATTTAACAGATTGGCGATCTCGTCTAAGTTGAACCCCAACTCCTTTGCGCGCAGTATAAAACGCACTTGCTCAATCGCTTCTTCGTCATACGCGCGATGTCCAGAAACGCGCCGTCGCGGACGCGGTAATAGTCCTTCGCGCTCGTAGTAACGCAAGGCGTCCGTAGAGACTCCGGTCTTTCTTGAAAGTTTTCCGATCGACATATAACGCGGCGTAGCGCGGCTATTGCATTCGCTCATTAGATAACCTCCATAATAAATTATATCTATATTGTTGTTTTCAGCCCCGCGCAAAGTCGCCGTCGTTGTCGAGCGCCGCAAGGAAAGCGACCTTCGCGCCGTATAAAAGCGACTTTTTTGCGATAAGACTAGTCGCGGGCGACAACCGCGAGAGATCGCGCTGAGTTTCTCTCTTTAAGAGCCCCCGCAACCAAAAAAAGCGTCGCGTCCGTAGTCGCCGTTTATATGATAGTAGGCGCTTAGATCGCCCCTACCGATTTTTCATCGTCGCGTCGATCTCCTGTTTTTTAACGCCTTTGCGGGCAAAATAAGGGACTTTTAGCGCGTTTATGCAAAGGGACGTAAAGCCCCTCTATTGTTCCTAGCTTTTTT
This region of Helicobacteraceae bacterium genomic DNA includes:
- the htpX gene encoding protease HtpX; the encoded protein is MLRIVLFLLTNIAVVVVASITLSLLGVRGYIDSSGVLDFQALLIFCFVFGMAGSFISLLLSKPMAKWATKTRLIKEGTSNINEARLLETVRQLAQQANIGMPDVGIFPAEQANAFATGWNKNGALVSISQGMLDRYSDGEVRAVLAHEISHVSNGDMITLSLIQGVINTFVMFLARVIGFVVDRVVLKNEEGRGFGYVITVIVCEIVLLILASTILMWFSRKREYAADAGAAYLVGAPYMIAALAHLQRESEMPNEMPKSLNAFGIAEGKREGFSLAKLFMSHPPLEKRIEALQNRAVV
- a CDS encoding heavy metal-responsive transcriptional regulator; this translates as MSECNSRATPRYMSIGKLSRKTGVSTDALRYYEREGLLPRPRRRVSGHRAYDEEAIEQVRFILRAKELGFNLDEIANLLNFSSDAKHGVANVKARASRRLAEIEEQIARLESVRARLASLVAVCPGHGPPERCPILSALRSEESVSPCSCKRAPE